The DNA region CTTGTTGTGAGAAATAACAAGGGTTGGTTTTTGGACTTCTTCAATGACATTAGCCATTGTAAAAGTCTTTCCCGAACCTGTAACACCCAAAAGAGTTTGCTCTTTTAGGCCGTTTTTTATGCCTTCAGCTAATGAGTTAATGGCTTTTGGTTGGTCACCTAATGGTTTGTAAGGTGACTTTAGCTTGAATTCTTTCATGATATCTAATTTGAAATAGTGATATTAAAACTGATATGAGTATAACTTGGAGAACAGCACGGAGTGACTCTCTGGTCTCTTATTACCAGCTGTCCATAGCCTTTCAGTTCCTTTTCCAAATCTCTCATAATATTTGGAATTACTTCAGTTCTATAAACTTTAAGAGACCCCAAAAATACTGTTTTTACAGCCATATTCATAACAGAAACGTTTTCTACAACATCCATTTCATCATATTTTGCTAAAATATTATTAGATTTATCCATTAATTCAGATTTGATATGTTCTTTATCCATCTTAATCCCTCAATGCATCCGCAATAGCTTTTGCGATAGATACACGTGAAGTATCAGAAGATAAACTGTTAGTTCCAATGATTTTATTAGCACCTGCAGCATATATTCTTGTAGCACCATTATTGGTTAAAATCGGATGAACGCAGCATACATCAATTGATGATGCACCATATTGTTTTAGGATGTTTATTGCATTGACAATGGTTCCACCAGTTGCAATAATATCATCAATAATAATTGCATGCATGCCTTTTACTGAATCCACATTAACAGTATTTTCACTTTCACTATCACATCTAACATCAACAATCTTGGTTTCTACTTTATCAGGACCTAAACGAACTTTAGTCAAATAAGTACAGTCACAGTCGAGGATTTCTGACATTTCCTGTGCAAATCCATATGCACCTTTATCCGGAGCAATGATTAATGGTTTTTTATCCTCTTTTTTAACGTATTTTTTATTTAAATACTCTGCAATGGAAGGCATCGCTGAGATGTTTCTTGCAGGAATATCAAAGAAGTTTAAAACACACTGTTCATGAATATTGAATGTAATAAACTCATCAGCACCTGCTGACTGAATCAATTCGCAGATGATTTTAGCAGAAATTGTTTCACCAGGATTGAAACGTTTTTCCTGTCTTGCATACCCCATATATGGAACTACAACTCTTACTTTTTTAGCACCCAAATCCTTTAGATTTGCTATTATAAACAATAATTCCATCAGATTTTCATCCTGAGGATATCCAGTAGACTGAATAACAGTTACCTCATCAGAAATTTCACCGTCTATCCTTAAATATCTTTCACCATCCGGAAACTTGCGAGTTTCAACGTAACATAATTCTTCTCCAAGCTCACGGGCTACATGAGCTGCCA from uncultured Methanobrevibacter sp. includes:
- a CDS encoding ribose-phosphate diphosphokinase, whose protein sequence is MIIGGSASQDLAAHVARELGEELCYVETRKFPDGERYLRIDGEISDEVTVIQSTGYPQDENLMELLFIIANLKDLGAKKVRVVVPYMGYARQEKRFNPGETISAKIICELIQSAGADEFITFNIHEQCVLNFFDIPARNISAMPSIAEYLNKKYVKKEDKKPLIIAPDKGAYGFAQEMSEILDCDCTYLTKVRLGPDKVETKIVDVRCDSESENTVNVDSVKGMHAIIIDDIIATGGTIVNAINILKQYGASSIDVCCVHPILTNNGATRIYAAGANKIIGTNSLSSDTSRVSIAKAIADALRD